A region of Amyelois transitella isolate CPQ chromosome 19, ilAmyTran1.1, whole genome shotgun sequence DNA encodes the following proteins:
- the LOC132902879 gene encoding mucin-2-like, translated as MNGSRRWLMLTLQALLLATSSGKHHPHRRSMPTQATIPVSKSGWRPVIGSGGVLYGTFAGAHQNPSYKIPVPVLDFYPSSSRPLVARDATKLTSIAQSYRPTTLRTVSAAPPAPPANQPINSYHNPFALPNNGFTYKYIQNFPLDSVLIRNPQNPYAARPVFSKYPAKIKQPYHNTVLQQLTNIQPIHFGQYQTSKPLDVFGKPVEGYARPTEPSKQSHGTEIFKPEVYKLPDSDTASQSLTQQVKTAQQSFVVTPKAPAYSHYAFQDAFPPSILGTFGSFGVQSVKARDPVFPNTKTTYLPPQPTKQTIFNSFSFSPSYKPTVGVLSSTTPKLQTTLNQLNFAFNDYKTPTQQTKVSATPAKIDPNAPTKGSFKPSPQDPFIKHFQAGYNKVAVTTYNPIQATTLAGNYYDFAFPSQQSAPVQNQNFNTYENKKQKIHDSFAAGGNQVVNQVPQHFTNPPKQDINSVSSRPTYEVIETTDSGDDIVTHSSPPAWTYQSYDNLKSTEQSVTKHYIDSIFGQPTTTTVPELPEEYAIVTEADKGYENSLIYDGHVESQSRRPLGDDFEPIGKHKLKDYYYKVSTATYEDHTRRTKKPTDAPKIEVTTTHFDITHDKNNENPTEALPTLPPNKHFRRPSSQEPLDKDKIRKRNKNRRRRPPLANINNTSSTTRKYYQTTTEAPLLQTTEPEESHTFKPRVRPFKLKGQPNLTTPSITTDLTTSALPTISPTNPTLVKKKLVRRPLTTTTERLETTTQIYRDSETSNDSPIMKIANRPTYSKLSQSYEYKSSETPDYTHKQDEKDTPTSDIAVNLSETTARNEADQATAFAFHKDVKPIEAKLETTTDSAKGTEAPSEVTSNRGETPGRIQRPRLKNKFNRPKFSVKDYRNRLNSTTSTTEKTESSTKLRFPQRRVPGTESYFNTDVEVTTERRKFMPKDPRHKSGNYSENNEQVEKEIHSIRPQRNRQTAEPTEAVTQKISSRIRNSQRRTKPTEETESNPTTVHSKRPLRKKIKDSSGEETQDVPVTETTVHYDHKNDYTSERTRSESAIMKIADKKHQDHHLEHIFEHSKRVSDLTLAASKDYNTPGMFKTVSSNSRRIPNYFTIATDDPILPIEAFFPQLNQKKES; from the exons ATGAACG GTTCGCGCCGGTGGTTGATGCTGACGCTCCAGGCGCTGCTGCTGGCGACCAGCAGCGGGAAGCATCACCCTCACAGGCGGTCCATGCCCACACAAGCG ACAATACCAGTATCAAAGAGCGGCTGGCGGCCTGTCATCGGCTCGGGGGGCGTCCTCTACGGAACCTTCGCGGGCGCTCACCAAAACCCCTCGTACAAAATACCAGTCCCAGTATTAGACTTTTATCCCTCATCGTCCCGTCCACTAGTGGCCAGAGACGCAACCAAACTAACATCAATAGCCCAGAGCTATAGACCAACAACTCTTAGAACCGTATCGGCAGCCCCTCCCGCTCCCCCCGCCAACCAACCAATCAACTCTTACCACAACCCTTTCGCTTTACCAAACAACGGGTTCACATACAAATACATCCAGAACTTTCCATTAGACAGCGTCTTGATCCGAAACCCGCAGAATCCATACGCCGCTCGCCCGGTTTTCTCTAAATACCCGGCGAAAATCAAACAGCCGTACCACAACACTGTGTTGCAGCAACTAACAAATATACAGCCGATACATTTCGGGCAATATCAGACGAGCAAGCCCCTGGATGTGTTTGGGAAGCCAGTGGAGGGCTACGCGAGGCCGACGGAGCCCAGTAAACAATCGCATGGCACGGAGATCTTTAAGCCCGAGGTGTACAAGTTGCCAGACAGCGACACGGCTTCGCAGTCGCTGACCCAGCAAGTGAAGACAGCTCAGCAGTCGTTCGTGGTCACCCCGAAGGCACCAGCTTATTCCCACTATGCATTCCAGGACGCCTTTCCACCGAGCATTTTAG GAACATTTGGCTCGTTTGGAGTCCAGTCAGTGAAAGCAAGAGACCCAGTATTCCCTAACACGAAGACCACCTATCTGCCTCCACAACCAACCAAGCAGACCATCTTCAACTCGTTCAGCTTCTCACCTTCATACAAACCTACTGTTGGTGTACTCAGTTCCACCACACCCAAACTGCAAACAACTTTGAATCAACTGAACTTTGCCTTTAACGACTACAAAACACCAACTCAACAGACAAAAGTCTCAGCAACTCCAGCTAAAATAGACCCTAATGCCCCGACAAAAGGCTCATTCAAACCAAGCCCGCAAGATCCATTCATCAAACACTTCCAAGCGGGCTACAATAAGGTGGCAGTGACCACATATAACCCAATTCAAGCCACGACTTTGGCTGGCAACTATTACGACTTCGCTTTCCCCTCGCAACAAAGTGCGCCTGTCCAAAACCAGAACTTCAATACATatgaaaataagaaacaaaagaTACACGACAGCTTCGCCGCTGGAGGGAACCAAGTTGTAAACCAAGTCCCTCAACACTTCACCAACCCACCCAAGCAAGACATAAACTCCGTAAGCAGCAGACCGACCTATGAAGTCATAGAAACTACGGATTCAGGCGACGATATCGTCACACACTCGTCACCCCCAGCGTGGACTTACCAGTCATACGATAATCTGAAATCAACAGAGCAGTCGGTGACGAAACACTATATTGATAGCATCTTCGGCCAGCCGACGACGACGACCGTGCCCGAACTTCCCGAGGAATATGCCATCGTGACCGAAGCCGACAAAGGCTATGAAAACTCTTTGATTTACGACGGCCACGTTGAATCTCAAAGCAGGCGGCCTCTGGGCGATGACTTCGAACCCATCGGTAAGCACAAACTGAAAGACTACTACTACAAGGTGTCGACAGCAACGTACGAAGATCATACAAGACGAACGAAGAAACCTACCGACGCTCCTAAGATTGAAGTTACCACAACTCACTTCGATATCACGCACgacaaaaacaatgaaaatccAACTGAAGCTCTGCCTACGCTGCCTCCTAATAAGCATTTCAGACGTCCTAGTTCCCAAGAACCATTAGACAAGGATAAGATTCGGAAAAGGAATAAGAACAGGAGACGACGGCCTCCGCTAGCGAACATCAACAACACAAGCTCCACGACCCGAAAATATTATCAGACGACAACAGAGGCCCCGTTACTACAAACCACGGAACCTGAAGAATCTCATACATTTAAACCCCGCGTCCGGCCTTTCAAACTAAAAGGTCAACCTAATTTGACGACACCAAGCATCACGACGGACCTGACCACTAGCGCATTACCAACAATCTCACCGACGAATCCCACACTTGTCAAAAAGAAACTTGTTCGCCGACCGTTGACAACAACTACAGAAAGACTAGAAACTACAACTCAGATTTATAGAGACTCCGAAACTAGCAATGATTCACCAATAATGAAAATAGCTAATCGTCCCACGTACTCTAAGCTGTCACAATCTTATGAGTATAAATCCAGTGAAACGCCTGACTACACTCACAAGCAGGACGAGAAAGATACGCCAACTAGTGACATAGCTGTAAACTTAAGCGAGACAACAGCCCGTAATGAAGCAGATCAGGCCACTGCCTTTGCATTCCATAAAGATGTAAAACCAATTGAAGCTAAATTAGAAACTACTACGGATTCTGCCAAAGGAACCGAAGCACCTAGCGAAGTGACGAGTAATCGCGGTGAAACGCCGGGAAGAATACAAAGACCTAGACTGAAGAATAAGTTCAATCGACCGAAATTCAGCGTCAAGGATTATAGAAATCGGCTCAACTCAACGACAAGTACAACTGAGAAAACGGAATCGTCAACAAAATTAAGATTCCCACAGAGAAGGGTACCGGGCACTGAAAGCTATTTCAATACTGACGTTGAAGTAACTACTGAGAGAAGAAAGTTCATGCCCAAAGATCCGCGTCACAAGTCAGGTAACTACTctgaaaataatgaacaaGTTGAGAAAGAGATACACTCGATAAGACCACAGAGAAATAGACAAACGGCGGAACCCACTGAAGCagttacacaaaaaatatccTCGCGTATTAGGAATAGCCAGCGCAGAACTAAACCGACAGAAGAGACTGAATCAAATCCTACGACTGTCCACAGCAAACGGCCTCTTaggaaaaagataaaagattCAAGCGGAGAAGAGACACAAGATGTACCTGTCACTGAAACCACAGTGCACTACGACCACAAAAACGATTATACATCGGAAAGAACGCGGTCCGAGAGCGCAATAATGAAGATAGCTGACAAAAAGCACCAAGATCATCATTTGGAGCACATATTTGAACATTCCAAACGAGTGTCTGATCTGACGTTAGCAGCGAGCAAGGATTACAATACTCCCGGCATGTTCAAAACAGTTTCTTCGAACAGCCGGCGGATACCAAATTACTTCACGATAGCTACAGACGATCCTATTCTGCCCATCGAAGCATTCTTCCCACAGTTGAACCAAAAGAAGGAATCGTAA